Within Triticum dicoccoides isolate Atlit2015 ecotype Zavitan chromosome 1B, WEW_v2.0, whole genome shotgun sequence, the genomic segment TATATTTGTGAAATCCATTTTTGGCACGCAGGAGCATGTGCTCCCTAGAGCCAAAATGGATTTCCGGTTTTGGGGGGTTTCACTTGTGCATATAGACTTGCCAACTGCAAAAAATAGTAACTCCTAAACAAGCTAAATCATCTCCAAAATATCCCATTCATTTCATGAAAACTATAGTTTTAACACGATGTTGACATTTTTGGTGTCGAACTTTTTTGTGGATTTCAAAATTTTGTTATTCGTTGGATTTTAATAGATCTGGATCTAAAGAATTTGGACTGGGTTTGAGATTACCATTTTGTAACGGATTTGATGATAGATTCTTTAACTTGGATTTAAATTTGACAGctctccatcttgatgatttgtacATCGATCAATGCATTCCATTCCTGCCTCTACGTGGTAGATGATTTGGATTTGAATTCATATTCCATTCCATTCAATGCATATGCGTTTTACTGGTCGCAATGCATAAATGGTTTAACAAAGAAGATTTTGAGCAAAGAATATGCTCTTTATTTCAGACACAAGAAGGAACAACGAGCATGCATCCAACTCTCATTTCTTCTCTGCATCTACCAGAGCAAGATGCAGAGGGAACTCTTAAATACTGcaaaaaacaaaggaaaagaacAAGCTAATCGGCATTATTCGGGCGACAGCAGGTTGAATCATGTGGCCTTAGTGCAGCTGCGCTGGCAGAAGTTTGCGACACGGTCCTTGCACTGGAAGCTGTCGCGGCCGGCGATGGTGGACTTGTCGCAGGTCTTGCAGGCCAGGTTGCAGCCGCTGGGCGAGGCGTCCATGCACGTGCACCTGGGCGGGATAGACCTGGTGCAGGTGCCGCAGTTGTCGCAGCACAGCGACGCGCTTGGGGTCGCACCTGCAGGCAGCCACCAATGTCAGTAAGCGGCTACACTGGCTTACTCGGCGAGGAGATGAAGAAAGAAAGGAGGATCCCGGGCTCACCTTGGCCGTGGATGACGGGCAGAGCAGCTGCAAGGACGACGAAGATGGCCAGCGCGGCGAGCAGCACCTGGGGCCTCATGCTTGCGTCTGGTTGGCGAGGATTGGTTGCAAAAACTGAATATGTAGCAGGGACTGGGTTGGTTCGTGCTGGGAGGTTGATGCCTAATGGAGTGGAATGCCGGGCTTCTTATAGGGTGGAGTTCCTACCCGACGGACTGATGCGAGAGCACAAGTGACAATAGATCAATGAGCAACTAGCAGCACGGGCACCAGGCTTTACACGTAGAGAGCATGTGGGCGTGATCTAGATTGGATCTCTAGCAGTAGCATGCATATATTAGGCGGGTGGCCTGCATATGTTTCACACGTAAATCTATTCGGAAAGCTTGACGACAGTTGTAGCTATATATAGCTGGTTGGGGACgacaatatatatatattaggTGGCTGCAGACTTTGCAGTGCACCGCGTCAAGTACCACCTTGGCTTTTTACACATGGCTTAGTTGGTGGCTTGGTGCATGCCGCGTTGATTTGACTACTGCAGATGGCAAGGCACGCTCCACCTTGGCTTTTCACACATGGGTTAGTTGGTGGCTTTCTGCGTGCCGTCGCGTAGATTTTATTGGATGATATGTGACTATATATGGTAAACTCTCCTTCTCTCTCAAAACAAAAAAAAACCCGAAGGAACTCTCCTACATAAAAACTGACCTTCCTCGTCGTGCTCCTTCGGTCCATTCTGTCCTCCTCCGTCCCTCCCTCTATAGCTCGCGCCTCACGGATCTCAGGCATTTGGGAGATGGCAGGCGATACGCGCTGGGGGGCGACTTATGCGGCGGATCTCCTTGCCGCCCGATCGATCACGTTCGACGTCGGCAAGATCGTTCTCCGACACGATGCGCTCCGCCTGGTTCTCCTCGACGAGGAGGGGTGCACGATGGACGCGCAGTTCCTGAGGGAGGGCGAGAACATCGACATCGGCCACATAGTTCCATTCCCATGTTTTTTTTGCCAGGATTTGGGACAGGATCCCGGTGGCCTCGGCGGCGCCGGCACCGGCAATCGAACCCGGTGGCCCGTCACGTTTGGCTGCGGGGAGGCGCGATACTGCGGTACACGGGCGCGCTGCACCGAGGAGGTCAAACGACCCGGGGTTGCAGGGTGCGGGGCCTAGGGGTGGCACGGCACCACCCATGGCGGATGCTGCCCACGTGGACGGTGCACCGGGCCGCCATGAGAGGAGCAACACAGGTGCCGCGGGTATAAATCCCAAATCCTTCCGCCCCCTCGATCTAGACTCTGCCCTCTCCCATATTTGGGCGGCACCGAAAAACCCTAGAACAAGTCCTCCACCCTCCTTCCACTGGTGGCGCGGCAAGGTTGGAAGCGACGACAGATCCTTCGCGGAGGTCACGGCCTCCCCGGCGCGGACTCCTTCGATGGCTGGTGGCGGGGGCGTGGCTACCGGGGCGACAATCGCGACGGCAGCGGAGCTGGATGAGCGGATCGGGGAGCACGGCGCTTCGACCATGGGCACAACAAGTTCTCCTGGCGGAGGAACGACGGAGAGGCCGACCACTCTTCTTCCAACGTCGTCCAGTCTATGGACGCCGTTGACCGGTGGGGAGCTGCTGCGACAGGTCGCCAGGACCCCAAATCCGGTGGGTTTTGGGTGGAGACACCCAAAGCCACGTCTAGATCTGGAGGGGGAGACAACATCGACAAGCATACTGGGGATTACCTCATCATTGTCCACTGGGCAATCAACCCACTCAGTTGAACTCGTCCATGAATCATGTTGCCTGTCTGATCTACAAGTCTCCTGATCATGTACCTGCTAGATGTCCGCAAGCCTTGTGTAAGAGATGCAGTAAGCTAGGTCACCTTGCCTTCTCTTGGGATTGCATTCAATTTCTTCCTTGGGATTGCATTGCACCGATGTGTGCCTTCTCTGCTAAAGGGCAAGGGTTCTATCACATCCATTATTGGTGTACTGCTAGGCAGATGAACGAACGTGAAACTTGTGTGGTGATTACTATTGTTGAGGGACACACGTCGACTCGGGAAATGGAGTTTGATATGTCCCAATACATTGGTACGGGGTGGAGGTGCACTGCTAGATCTATTGGGCCTGGTGTTTTCATTGTTAGATTTCCTAATCATCGTGATGTCTCTAAAGCTTGCTACTCTGGTAGAATGACCCTCAAATCCACTGGTACTGTGGTGAAAATTGACCCATGGACCTCGGCCCATGGAACCAAAGGGATCATGGAGAAAGCATGGATTAAGGTTAGTAATGTCCCCTTGGAAAAAAGAAATGAAAGAAACTTGGCATTTGTTTCCtctctagttggagtccccttggaAATTGATGGTGCTACCCTTCATCGTCCTGAATTTGTGCGTGTGAAGATTGGATGCAGGAATGTGGATGAAATCCCACCTATAGCTGAGGCAGTGTTGGGCGATCATTTCTTTGACTTCTTTTATGAGCTGGATCAGGTGCTGATCAGAGACCCGGACCGTGGGAAAATACCAGTGACAAATCCTTCTGACACTGGAAACCATATGTTTAAGAGAATGAAAATGCAGAATTATAATGAAAAGAATGATATGGGAACTTCCTCTACTGCTGCTGGTATAGCAAGTGGTACTCAATTCAAGAGCCAGGAAAAAAGCCAAGGTACACCTGATGATGATGGATTGGATGAGTCGCTTGATAACACCCTTCTGATTGACACTCTGGCTAGGGAACATGATGAAgctgaaaaaaagaaagaaaaatgggCTCTATCCTCtggcaagtatgctatatatgaaaGTGTAAGCACTTCCCCCTTGTTGAACATGATAAAATCTCCTGAAAGCTCTAATATATCCTGCACTGAAAAAAGATCTTATGCTGATACTGTTAAATGTGGTACGCAAACAAAACCTTTGCAGGAGACCAGTGTTCTCAATGGGCAGGGCCCGAGTAAGTATCTTGTCCAGTCCCCTGACTCTTCGATGGATAATGAGAATGAGGTGATTCCCACCCCACCTCTTGTTACGGAAGAGAACCTCCGCTTCAGTCTGCAAAATGCTCAAACTAACCTGATGCGAATTGAGGAAAAGGCAGCAGCGGTGGCCAAGAAGCGCAATCTGGAAGGTAATAACAACACTAGTAATACCTTTGATGTTCTTTCTGATCCGGAATTGATTTTGCGTGCTGTGAAAATGGGTGTTAATATTCCTGACACAGATTTTGCAAGTGTAGATATCCTCCATGAACTTTAGAAATCTAGAGTTAATATTTTGAGAATTAACACTGAAAAAATTCAGAATGATAACAAGAGCGGCAACCTTTTCTTAATTAATGCTAAGGGGGATAAGACTCCTTTGAATATGGATTGGGGGGATGAGCGCGATCCTGAATCTGATACTAATGAATATACcctggtgaaatccaggaagaaaagAACGAGGAAACCTATGGTGAATGTCAGTAGACCTATCACTAGGAGTCAAAAGAATAAGGATGTGTCCTTAAATAAAATCGGTAACCTTGTTCAGCCTCCTAACAAGGTTACCAGGGGGAGAAAAAATACTACGGTTACTAAATGAGTGTTGTTTTTTGGAACTGTAGGGGGGCAGGGAAAAAAGGGATGTCCACCTGCCTCTCCGATCTTATTAAGGACTACTCCCTTGATTTCTTGGCGCTACAAGAAACAATGAAAAAGAACTTTCATAACAGTTATTTTAGAAAAATTGACCCATATGATCTCTTCACCTGGCGTAGGGTCCCCTCGATAGGTAAGTCTGGTGGTATTTTTTGTGGGATAAAAAAGAGAAATTTGAGGTTGTTTCCTGGAAAGTGGGTAAGTTCATCTCACAAGCCACTGTGCAC encodes:
- the LOC119299627 gene encoding Bowman-Birk type trypsin inhibitor-like yields the protein MRPQVLLAALAIFVVLAAALPVIHGQGATPSASLCCDNCGTCTRSIPPRCTCMDASPSGCNLACKTCDKSTIAGRDSFQCKDRVANFCQRSCTKAT